A genomic segment from Leptolyngbya boryana PCC 6306 encodes:
- a CDS encoding Pvc16 family protein → MIPAISKALANVLAIETSLNEVERVDFNPPSQSLMGKAALNIYCYNYCCAEKKPTLPEVALAFVISAWDTPAWGDQPLLSEALSSLKKHRQLEPKFLSPELEDYQALSIEVNAIPAIEPVVLWESLGLPMRPALYVTVKVPT, encoded by the coding sequence ATGATTCCTGCCATTTCTAAAGCGCTAGCAAATGTGCTGGCGATCGAGACTTCTCTGAATGAAGTTGAACGGGTTGATTTTAATCCACCGTCTCAGTCGTTGATGGGCAAGGCGGCTCTCAATATCTACTGCTACAACTATTGCTGCGCTGAGAAAAAGCCGACGCTTCCAGAAGTCGCTTTAGCTTTCGTCATCAGCGCTTGGGATACGCCTGCTTGGGGTGACCAGCCATTATTATCAGAAGCTTTATCTTCGCTCAAAAAACATCGACAGCTTGAGCCAAAATTTTTATCCCCAGAACTAGAAGACTATCAAGCCTTATCGATCGAGGTGAATGCAATTCCAGCGATCGAGCCTGTGGTGTTGTGGGAGTCATTGGGATTACCGATGCGTCCGGCGTTGTATGTGACGGTGAAGGTTCCGACGTAG